Proteins encoded in a region of the Polynucleobacter antarcticus genome:
- a CDS encoding CopD family protein: MARFVANSFNKGLIVGNAYLWTKTLHIVLITSWFAGLFYLPRIFVNLADEKNPEVYARLLGMADRLFRFMTILAIPAVILGIALWMHFKIGRGEVWMHAKLFFVILLIGYHHACWGMLKKFRKSINTHSGVWYRWFNEVPVVLLLIVVALVVIKP; encoded by the coding sequence ATGGCGAGATTCGTAGCTAATTCATTTAATAAAGGATTGATCGTGGGAAATGCTTATCTTTGGACTAAGACACTACATATTGTCTTAATTACCTCGTGGTTTGCGGGCTTGTTTTATCTGCCAAGAATTTTCGTTAACTTAGCAGATGAAAAAAATCCGGAAGTATATGCGCGGCTCTTAGGTATGGCGGATCGACTCTTTCGGTTTATGACCATCTTGGCAATACCCGCTGTGATTTTGGGGATTGCACTCTGGATGCATTTTAAGATTGGCCGTGGTGAAGTTTGGATGCATGCGAAGTTATTCTTTGTGATTCTATTGATTGGGTATCACCATGCTTGCTGGGGCATGCTTAAGAAGTTTCGTAAATCCATCAATACGCATTCAGGTGTCTGGTACCGTTGGTTTAATGAAGTCCCTGTAGTTCTATTATTGATTGTGGTTGCTTTAGTCGTCATTAAGCCTTAA